A region from the uncultured Macellibacteroides sp. genome encodes:
- a CDS encoding pyridoxal phosphate-dependent aminotransferase — translation MKNTPVDYQTARKVIDGYGLPDFGKATIREVVAISTQLEQITKTEFIHMEMGVPGLPAAKVGVEAEINALRAGTASIYPNINGLQALKDEASRFIKAFINIDIAPEGCVPVTGSMQGTYASFLVSGQCTPGKDTILFIDPGFPVQKQQIAVMGYKYESFDVYECRGQKLRDVLESYLSKGNIAAMIYSNPNNPAWFCLTEEELQIIGEMANKHDVIVIEDLAYFAMDFRKPLGVPFEAPYQATVARYTDNYVLQISGSKAFSYAGQRIGVTAISNKLYHRAYEGLTQRYGSGTFGTVYIHRVLYALSSGTSHSAQYALAAMFKAASDGTFDFVSDVKEYGRRAARLKKIFTDYGFTIVYDHDLEELIADGFYFTIGYPGMTGSELMEELMFYGISAISLGTTGSKQEGLRACTSFIKDHQYTLLEERLQIFKSNHAHN, via the coding sequence ATGAAAAATACGCCTGTTGATTATCAGACAGCCCGCAAAGTAATAGACGGGTATGGACTACCCGACTTTGGTAAAGCGACTATACGTGAAGTAGTTGCCATCTCTACCCAATTAGAACAAATAACAAAAACCGAATTCATACATATGGAAATGGGTGTTCCCGGACTTCCTGCAGCCAAAGTTGGCGTAGAAGCGGAAATTAATGCTCTTCGTGCCGGAACGGCTTCCATTTATCCAAATATTAACGGTCTGCAGGCGCTGAAAGACGAAGCTTCACGCTTTATCAAGGCGTTTATCAATATTGATATTGCACCCGAAGGTTGTGTGCCAGTTACAGGTTCCATGCAGGGTACTTACGCATCGTTCCTTGTAAGCGGTCAGTGTACTCCCGGAAAAGACACAATTTTGTTTATCGATCCGGGGTTCCCTGTGCAAAAGCAACAGATTGCCGTTATGGGATATAAATATGAATCGTTCGATGTGTACGAATGTCGTGGTCAAAAACTTCGCGACGTGCTGGAATCTTATCTTTCGAAAGGAAACATCGCTGCCATGATTTATTCGAATCCTAACAATCCTGCATGGTTCTGTCTTACGGAGGAGGAATTACAGATTATAGGCGAAATGGCGAATAAACACGATGTAATTGTTATTGAAGACCTTGCTTATTTTGCCATGGACTTCCGCAAACCTCTTGGTGTACCTTTTGAAGCTCCTTATCAGGCTACGGTTGCGCGCTACACGGACAATTACGTATTGCAGATTTCCGGATCGAAGGCATTTAGTTATGCTGGTCAGCGTATCGGGGTAACAGCTATCTCAAATAAATTATATCACCGGGCTTACGAGGGTCTTACCCAGCGGTACGGTAGCGGTACATTTGGAACTGTCTACATTCACCGGGTGCTGTACGCCCTATCTTCCGGAACAAGTCATTCTGCGCAGTATGCGCTGGCTGCCATGTTTAAAGCAGCTTCCGATGGTACTTTCGACTTCGTTTCCGATGTAAAGGAATACGGAAGAAGAGCTGCCAGACTTAAAAAAATATTCACCGATTATGGATTTACTATCGTATACGACCATGATTTGGAAGAATTGATTGCCGACGGTTTTTACTTTACAATTGGCTACCCGGGCATGACAGGCTCGGAGCTGATGGAGGAATTAATGTTTTACGGAATCAGTGCTATATCACTTGGTACGACCGGAAGCAAGCAAGAAGGATTGCGTGCCTGCACCTCTTTTATCAAGGATCATCAATATACCTTACTGGAAGAACGTTTGCAGATCTTCAAATCGAATCACGCTCATAATTAA
- a CDS encoding YqgE/AlgH family protein, with translation MAQYSDIFKITHNNVIPEKGHILISEPFLQDAYFQRSVVLLVEHDSKGSMGFVLNKKLEMLLNTVVPELKDFPEIPVYLGGPVASDRLFFIHTLGENIVPNAVEFSKNLYMGGDFDALKRYALSGHNLEGKVKFFLGYSGWIENQLDNEIKQDSWVVGETSCNKVMLAEDESFWKSSLSGLGGRYKTWSKFPKDPYLN, from the coding sequence ATGGCACAATACAGCGACATCTTTAAAATTACGCACAACAATGTTATTCCGGAAAAGGGACATATTCTTATCTCCGAGCCTTTTCTGCAAGATGCTTATTTTCAGCGTTCCGTTGTATTACTTGTAGAACACGACAGCAAAGGATCCATGGGGTTTGTATTGAATAAAAAACTGGAAATGCTTCTGAACACAGTTGTTCCGGAACTAAAGGATTTTCCTGAGATTCCTGTTTATTTAGGTGGACCTGTAGCGTCCGACCGGCTCTTTTTTATTCACACACTGGGCGAAAACATAGTTCCTAACGCTGTGGAATTCAGTAAGAATCTTTATATGGGTGGCGACTTTGATGCATTAAAACGCTATGCGCTTAGTGGACATAATCTGGAAGGGAAAGTCAAATTCTTCCTTGGATACTCGGGATGGATAGAAAATCAGCTTGATAACGAAATAAAGCAAGACTCTTGGGTTGTTGGCGAAACATCCTGCAATAAAGTAATGCTCGCCGAAGACGAGTCGTTTTGGAAAAGTTCCCTTTCGGGACTTGGCGGCCGTTACAAAACATGGTCCAAATTCCCGAAAGACCCCTATCTTAATTAA
- a CDS encoding GNAT family N-acetyltransferase yields the protein MKLLENERIVLRALEPEDLEVLFRWENDASLWELGSTLSPFSRYVLKEYIATSHQDIYTNGQLRLMIVSKETGEPVGTIDLFDLDPHHRRCGVGILIDPDSRRKGFAGEALLLVLAYAFSFLKLKQVYAHVPVNNHPSVALFTRSGFKITGRLSEWISTPTGYADVFVMQYLFSEMN from the coding sequence ATGAAACTGCTTGAAAACGAACGAATTGTTCTGAGGGCATTGGAGCCCGAAGATCTGGAAGTATTGTTCCGCTGGGAAAACGATGCTTCGTTGTGGGAACTTGGCAGTACCCTTTCTCCTTTTTCGCGGTATGTGCTTAAAGAGTATATTGCCACTTCTCATCAGGATATCTATACAAATGGTCAGCTTCGGCTTATGATTGTAAGTAAGGAAACCGGCGAGCCTGTTGGAACCATCGATCTGTTTGATCTTGATCCCCATCATCGCCGATGCGGGGTAGGGATATTGATCGACCCGGATTCAAGAAGAAAAGGTTTTGCAGGAGAAGCCTTGTTGTTGGTGCTTGCCTACGCTTTCTCGTTTCTTAAACTCAAGCAAGTGTATGCTCATGTACCAGTAAACAATCATCCAAGTGTTGCCTTGTTTACCCGGTCCGGATTTAAAATTACAGGTAGATTATCCGAATGGATAAGTACACCGACAGGTTATGCCGATGTATTTGTTATGCAGTATTTATTTTCTGAGATGAATTAA
- a CDS encoding glycosyltransferase family 2 protein, protein MDEITVSVIIVNYEVKYFLEQCLYSVRAALQGMDAEVFVVDNNSTDGSLEYLKPTFPEVTFIENNYNPGFAKANNQAIRLARGKYVLLLNPDTVIGEDSIRSICYFMDERTHAGAVGLKMLDGHGVFLPESKRSFPSPWVSFCKIFGLSRLFPNSPRFASYSLPYLGADTRHKVDVLAGAFMMLRKEALDKVGLLDESFFMYGEDIDLSYRMILGDYKNYYLPERILHYKGESTRKSDIRYIKSFYGAMLIFYRKYYPKSGLLVSLLIRLAVLIRASLHVVFRPFMSAKPRKVSRRRLLVLSGEESFETVKAACVKRIKKLEHVNLWNLDENRVMDSICRSNQMKGFTDIAFCYSDVRFEQLLLLMDKMPDKRITYHIYNKKSGVLVSPGK, encoded by the coding sequence ATGGATGAAATCACAGTATCAGTCATAATTGTTAACTACGAAGTGAAATATTTTCTTGAACAGTGCTTATACTCTGTACGGGCTGCGCTGCAAGGAATGGATGCCGAAGTTTTTGTAGTGGATAATAATTCGACTGATGGATCGCTCGAATACCTGAAGCCAACCTTTCCTGAGGTTACTTTTATAGAGAACAACTATAATCCCGGTTTTGCCAAAGCAAACAATCAGGCGATACGTTTGGCCCGGGGAAAGTATGTTTTGTTACTCAATCCGGATACAGTAATTGGCGAAGATAGCATCCGCTCCATCTGTTATTTTATGGACGAGCGTACACATGCCGGAGCCGTAGGTTTGAAGATGCTTGACGGACACGGAGTTTTTTTGCCCGAATCGAAAAGAAGTTTTCCTTCTCCATGGGTATCTTTCTGTAAAATATTTGGTCTGTCTCGCCTATTTCCCAATAGTCCACGCTTTGCAAGTTACAGCTTGCCTTACCTTGGAGCCGATACACGGCATAAAGTAGATGTGCTGGCAGGTGCTTTTATGATGCTGAGAAAGGAAGCGCTCGACAAGGTTGGATTGCTGGATGAATCGTTTTTTATGTATGGCGAAGATATCGACCTTTCGTATAGAATGATTTTGGGAGACTACAAAAACTATTACCTGCCCGAGCGTATTTTGCATTACAAAGGGGAGAGTACCCGGAAAAGTGATATCCGGTATATAAAATCCTTTTACGGTGCCATGCTGATATTTTACCGGAAGTATTACCCCAAATCCGGACTGTTGGTTTCTTTACTTATAAGGCTGGCTGTTTTGATCAGGGCCTCTTTGCATGTTGTTTTCCGTCCGTTTATGTCCGCAAAACCACGAAAGGTTTCACGCAGAAGATTGCTGGTGCTTAGTGGCGAAGAATCTTTTGAAACTGTTAAGGCTGCCTGCGTTAAAAGAATAAAGAAACTGGAGCATGTGAACCTCTGGAACCTGGACGAAAACAGGGTGATGGACAGTATCTGCCGAAGTAATCAGATGAAAGGTTTTACAGATATTGCATTTTGCTACAGCGATGTGCGGTTCGAACAACTTTTGCTGCTGATGGATAAAATGCCCGACAAACGGATTACCTATCATATATATAATAAGAAGAGTGGTGTACTTGTATCACCAGGCAAATAA
- the recR gene encoding recombination mediator RecR — protein sequence MNQKYPSILLENAVNELASLPGVGRKTALRLALYILRRDVGYAEGFASALLALRKEVKYCKVCHNICDDEMCGICADPLRDHSLVCVVENIKEVMAIENTGQFRGVYHVLGGIISPIEGIGPADLQIASLVHRVSEGEVKEVVMALSTTMEGDTTNFFLYRKLAPFEVNVSVIARGVSIGDEIEYADEITLGRSIINRTSFNDSIKI from the coding sequence ATGAATCAGAAATATCCATCTATATTATTGGAAAATGCCGTAAACGAACTGGCTAGCTTGCCTGGGGTGGGACGGAAGACAGCTTTGCGTCTGGCATTGTATATCTTACGCCGGGATGTTGGCTATGCCGAAGGTTTTGCTTCGGCCTTGCTGGCTCTTCGCAAAGAAGTGAAGTACTGCAAGGTTTGCCACAACATATGCGACGACGAAATGTGTGGCATCTGTGCCGATCCGCTGCGTGATCATTCGCTGGTGTGTGTAGTGGAAAATATTAAAGAAGTAATGGCTATCGAAAATACCGGTCAGTTTCGTGGTGTATACCATGTACTAGGGGGTATCATTTCTCCCATTGAGGGTATTGGCCCTGCCGATTTACAGATAGCAAGTTTAGTGCATCGCGTGTCCGAAGGGGAGGTGAAGGAGGTTGTAATGGCGCTTAGCACGACCATGGAGGGCGATACCACAAACTTTTTTTTATATCGTAAACTAGCGCCTTTTGAGGTAAATGTCTCCGTAATTGCCCGAGGCGTTTCTATTGGCGACGAAATTGAATATGCTGATGAAATTACTCTGGGACGTTCTATTATTAACCGAACAAGTTTTAACGATTCAATCAAAATATAA
- a CDS encoding oligopeptide transporter, OPT family has protein sequence MSKEDEEKVSGLPENAYRELKEGETYTPLMSPDKQYREVTPWSVLWGVLMAVLFSAAAAYLGLKVGQVFEAAIPIAIIAVGLSGAFKRKNALGENVIIQSIGASSGVVVAGAIFTLPALYILQAKYPEISVNFFEVFMSSLLGGVLGILLLIPFRKYFVSEMHGKYPFPEATATTQVLVSGEKGGNQAKPLIFAGIIGGLYDFIIATFGWWSESISTRIIGFGEMLADKFKVVMKVNTGAAVLGLGYIIGLKYSMIICAGSFLVWLVIIPLLSAIYGSEVLTFGNAAITATVGSMTAEQLFTTYARHIGIGGIATAGVIGIIKSWSIIKSAVGLAGKELKGKNVKSADTIRTQRDLPMKIIAIGTILTLIVTFIFFYFGVVGNLFHALVGLVVVGVIAFLFTTVAANAIAIVGTNPVSGMTLMTLILASIIMVAVGLKGAAGMVSALIIGGVVCTALSMAGGFITDLKIGYWLGTTPAKQQGWKFLGTLVSAATVGGVILILNKTYGFTSGQLAAPQANAMAAVIEPLMSGAGAPWILYAIGAALAITLNFFKIPALAFALGMFIPLDLNTPLLIGGAINWYVGSRSKDKELNSARLEKGTLLASGFIAGGALMGVVSAGLRFVGINLVNEAWLENNLSEILSVVMYILLIAYLAYSSLRAKKEA, from the coding sequence GTGAGTAAAGAAGATGAAGAAAAAGTAAGCGGACTACCCGAAAACGCTTACCGTGAATTAAAAGAAGGGGAAACTTATACTCCTCTTATGTCGCCCGACAAACAATACCGGGAAGTAACTCCCTGGTCTGTACTTTGGGGAGTGTTAATGGCTGTTCTTTTTAGTGCCGCCGCCGCTTACCTCGGACTAAAAGTAGGTCAGGTTTTCGAAGCAGCTATCCCCATAGCAATTATTGCCGTGGGATTGTCCGGAGCATTTAAACGTAAGAACGCCCTGGGAGAGAATGTGATTATCCAGTCTATCGGAGCCAGTAGTGGTGTTGTTGTGGCCGGGGCCATCTTTACACTGCCTGCTCTGTATATTCTACAAGCCAAATATCCTGAGATTAGCGTCAACTTCTTCGAAGTATTTATGAGTTCTTTACTTGGAGGTGTTCTGGGTATCCTGTTGCTTATCCCTTTCCGTAAATATTTTGTTTCAGAAATGCATGGCAAATATCCTTTTCCCGAAGCAACGGCAACCACGCAAGTGTTGGTTTCAGGCGAAAAGGGAGGTAATCAGGCCAAACCACTTATCTTTGCAGGTATCATTGGTGGTTTGTACGACTTTATCATTGCTACTTTTGGATGGTGGAGCGAATCAATCAGTACACGTATTATAGGATTCGGCGAAATGCTTGCCGATAAGTTCAAAGTAGTTATGAAGGTTAACACCGGTGCCGCTGTACTGGGATTAGGTTATATTATCGGATTAAAATATTCAATGATCATATGCGCCGGATCTTTCCTTGTATGGCTGGTAATTATTCCTTTGCTTTCGGCTATTTACGGATCGGAAGTTCTTACCTTCGGTAATGCAGCTATAACGGCTACCGTAGGGAGTATGACTGCCGAACAGCTATTTACCACCTACGCACGTCATATTGGTATTGGTGGTATTGCCACAGCCGGTGTGATTGGAATCATCAAGTCATGGTCCATCATCAAAAGCGCCGTAGGACTTGCCGGAAAAGAACTTAAAGGCAAAAATGTTAAGTCGGCCGACACAATACGTACCCAGCGAGACCTTCCCATGAAGATTATCGCAATCGGAACTATCCTTACATTGATTGTAACCTTTATATTTTTCTACTTCGGTGTAGTGGGCAACCTGTTCCATGCACTGGTAGGTCTGGTTGTTGTAGGCGTTATTGCCTTCTTATTTACCACAGTTGCAGCCAATGCCATTGCCATTGTCGGAACTAATCCGGTTTCGGGAATGACGCTGATGACCCTTATTTTAGCCTCCATCATCATGGTCGCTGTTGGATTAAAAGGTGCTGCAGGTATGGTTTCGGCGCTTATTATCGGTGGCGTGGTATGTACAGCGCTTTCTATGGCAGGCGGTTTTATTACCGACCTCAAAATAGGTTACTGGCTGGGCACTACACCAGCAAAACAACAGGGATGGAAATTTCTTGGAACACTTGTATCCGCAGCAACTGTAGGTGGTGTAATTCTGATTCTGAATAAAACATATGGTTTCACAAGCGGTCAGCTGGCTGCTCCGCAGGCAAATGCCATGGCTGCAGTAATCGAACCCCTGATGTCGGGCGCAGGAGCACCCTGGATATTGTATGCTATCGGAGCAGCGCTGGCCATTACGCTTAATTTCTTTAAGATTCCGGCTCTTGCATTTGCTTTGGGGATGTTTATTCCCCTCGATCTGAATACGCCGCTTCTAATCGGTGGTGCCATTAACTGGTATGTAGGAAGTCGCAGCAAAGACAAAGAACTTAATTCCGCACGTCTGGAAAAGGGAACCCTGCTTGCTTCCGGTTTTATTGCCGGAGGAGCGCTGATGGGCGTTGTAAGTGCAGGTCTTCGCTTTGTAGGAATTAATCTTGTGAACGAAGCCTGGTTAGAAAACAACCTTTCCGAGATTTTGTCTGTTGTAATGTATATACTATTAATCGCCTACCTGGCATACAGTTCATTGCGTGCCAAAAAAGAGGCTTAA
- a CDS encoding SpoIID/LytB domain-containing protein, translated as MESPSVRVGILTEKAVSFVFNGEYVNAETGTFVTGEQRALLIDNHIVYNGKIYKELFFDSIDPQASFDLKAVTIGINFHWERKEDQRFKGALLLLARKEGIITINQVDVEDYLTSVISSEMSATASKELLKAHAVISRSWLLAQIEKNTLLKHSAEQYQTCYRDDNELIRWYDREDHELFDVCADDHCQRYQGITRASTPIVEEVINETRGEILTNGELICDARFSKCCGGVTETFEHCWEPVHHPYLDVLRDSTETEYPDLSIEEEAERWIRTSPEAFCNTTNKEILSQVLNNYDQETADFYRWKVTYSQAYLSELIHRRSGMDFGQIIDLIPVLRGTSGRIEKLKIVGTRRTFTIGKELEIRRTLSESHLYSSAFVVDKEEIHLDIPQRFIITGAGWGHGVGLCQIGAAVMGAKGYSYGQILTHYFPGANLEKRY; from the coding sequence ATGGAATCACCATCCGTTCGTGTTGGAATCTTAACTGAAAAGGCTGTTAGCTTCGTTTTTAACGGAGAATATGTAAACGCTGAAACCGGTACGTTTGTTACAGGCGAACAGCGTGCCCTGCTTATAGACAATCACATCGTCTATAACGGGAAAATTTATAAAGAACTATTTTTTGATTCGATTGATCCACAGGCATCGTTCGATCTCAAAGCTGTAACTATTGGAATAAACTTTCACTGGGAACGTAAGGAAGACCAGCGTTTCAAAGGAGCTCTGTTACTTCTCGCCAGAAAAGAAGGTATCATTACCATCAATCAGGTAGATGTGGAAGATTATCTGACAAGTGTTATCTCGTCCGAAATGAGTGCTACAGCATCGAAGGAATTACTTAAGGCTCATGCAGTAATTTCAAGAAGCTGGTTGCTTGCCCAAATTGAGAAGAACACACTCCTCAAGCATTCAGCCGAACAGTATCAAACCTGTTACAGAGACGACAATGAGTTGATCCGTTGGTACGACCGCGAAGATCACGAGCTGTTCGATGTCTGCGCCGATGACCATTGCCAGCGGTATCAGGGCATCACTCGTGCCTCTACCCCTATTGTTGAAGAAGTAATTAATGAAACCCGCGGAGAGATTCTCACAAACGGAGAACTGATTTGTGATGCCCGATTTTCAAAATGCTGCGGAGGTGTAACGGAAACTTTCGAGCACTGCTGGGAGCCGGTGCATCATCCCTATCTGGATGTATTACGTGACAGCACGGAAACCGAATATCCTGATCTTTCAATCGAAGAGGAAGCAGAAAGATGGATCCGAACTTCGCCGGAAGCATTCTGCAATACGACCAACAAAGAAATATTAAGCCAGGTGCTGAATAACTATGACCAGGAAACTGCCGACTTCTATCGCTGGAAGGTTACCTATTCGCAGGCTTACCTTTCGGAGCTAATTCACCGCCGTAGTGGTATGGATTTCGGACAGATTATCGATTTGATTCCTGTTCTCAGAGGTACATCCGGACGTATCGAAAAGCTAAAGATTGTAGGTACCCGGAGAACTTTCACTATCGGTAAGGAACTTGAAATCCGACGTACCCTATCAGAATCTCATCTATACAGTTCGGCATTTGTTGTAGACAAGGAAGAAATTCATTTAGATATACCGCAACGATTTATCATTACAGGAGCCGGCTGGGGCCATGGAGTTGGTCTGTGCCAGATAGGCGCTGCTGTAATGGGAGCCAAAGGATACAGTTATGGGCAGATACTCACCCACTACTTTCCCGGAGCCAATCTGGAAAAAAGATATTAA
- a CDS encoding LytTR family DNA-binding domain-containing protein: MKISCIIVDDEPLALEVLSSFIARIPYLVLEGQYTDPFFAMEHLRKKKVDLLFVDIQMPDISGIELVKTLNNPPKIVFTTAYSSYAIEGFNLNAMDYLLKPIAFDRFLVAVNKVRDYMELSEAALEVHQPEEKDVPEYMFVKSNYKDIKINFNEVLYIEGSEDYIKIHTTTKKVMTLLSMKGVMEKLPENQFIRIHRSFIVAIDKIESKSNERITIGKQSLPIGASYLNEVSKRLYR, translated from the coding sequence ATGAAAATATCCTGTATTATAGTTGACGACGAGCCTCTGGCGCTGGAAGTTTTATCTTCATTCATTGCCAGAATTCCTTATCTGGTTCTGGAGGGACAGTATACCGATCCTTTTTTTGCCATGGAGCATCTTAGGAAGAAGAAGGTTGATTTACTTTTTGTTGATATTCAAATGCCCGATATTTCGGGTATTGAGCTGGTTAAAACATTGAATAATCCTCCCAAAATCGTATTTACCACGGCGTACAGTTCTTATGCTATTGAGGGATTTAACCTGAATGCGATGGATTATCTGCTAAAACCAATCGCTTTCGATCGCTTTTTGGTGGCAGTAAATAAAGTGCGCGATTATATGGAACTTTCGGAAGCAGCCCTGGAGGTTCATCAACCCGAAGAGAAAGATGTGCCTGAATATATGTTTGTTAAATCGAATTACAAGGATATAAAAATCAATTTTAACGAGGTTCTTTATATTGAGGGTAGCGAAGACTATATAAAGATTCACACGACAACCAAAAAGGTGATGACGCTGCTAAGTATGAAAGGTGTGATGGAAAAACTTCCTGAAAATCAGTTTATACGGATTCATCGTTCTTTTATTGTGGCTATAGATAAAATTGAGAGTAAAAGCAATGAACGGATAACAATTGGCAAACAGTCGCTTCCTATTGGTGCATCCTATCTAAATGAGGTTTCAAAAAGACTTTATCGATAG
- a CDS encoding histidine kinase has product MKKQYLNIIIQLMVWLALFILQIILLPSWGKFPTIFEDFSFYRTIIPEDILIFIVFYLNYFVLVPHFLGKEHKWLYICIVALVAAFFLFFPVFLNELFGIQYHGRFGNPKITNAWLAFVGLMVIGISLGIRSVQEWMRAEQRNKEIELRRTLTELSSLKSQINPHFLFNTLNTLYALSLKNSENTSVAILRLSNMMRYVLSDAKHDFVPLEKEIEYIEQYIELQKLRFSDKVELRANITGDYSQCKVAPLILIPFIENAFKYGVSNHEVAPIVMNLAVEDDKLLFEVHNKKFKKEPIRVSGEGIGIANTKRRLEMLYPKRHKLKIVEKDDSYSVNLEIRLHEKNFDSLM; this is encoded by the coding sequence ATGAAGAAACAGTATCTGAATATAATAATCCAGCTAATGGTTTGGCTTGCTCTGTTTATTTTACAGATCATCTTGTTACCCAGTTGGGGTAAATTCCCTACTATTTTTGAAGATTTTAGTTTTTACAGAACAATCATCCCCGAGGATATTCTGATTTTCATTGTCTTTTACCTGAACTATTTTGTGTTGGTCCCTCATTTCCTTGGAAAGGAGCACAAATGGTTATATATATGTATTGTCGCGCTTGTGGCAGCCTTCTTTTTATTCTTTCCGGTTTTCCTTAACGAACTTTTTGGTATTCAATACCACGGACGTTTTGGAAATCCCAAAATAACAAATGCCTGGCTGGCGTTTGTTGGATTGATGGTGATTGGAATCAGTCTTGGAATCCGTAGTGTGCAGGAATGGATGCGTGCCGAGCAACGAAATAAGGAGATAGAATTGCGCCGTACGCTAACGGAACTTTCTTCGCTGAAGTCGCAGATTAATCCTCATTTCCTTTTCAATACACTGAATACGCTGTATGCCTTATCTCTGAAAAACTCTGAAAATACGTCTGTAGCCATATTGAGGCTTTCAAATATGATGCGCTATGTGCTTAGCGATGCGAAGCACGATTTTGTACCCCTTGAGAAGGAGATAGAATATATTGAGCAATATATAGAGCTTCAAAAGCTTCGTTTTAGCGACAAGGTGGAGCTTCGGGCAAACATCACAGGCGATTACAGCCAATGTAAAGTGGCACCTCTTATTCTTATTCCGTTTATAGAAAATGCTTTTAAATATGGGGTAAGCAACCATGAGGTAGCCCCCATTGTAATGAATCTGGCAGTCGAAGACGACAAGCTGTTGTTTGAGGTTCATAACAAGAAATTCAAGAAAGAGCCTATACGGGTTTCGGGCGAGGGTATTGGAATTGCCAACACGAAACGACGGTTGGAGATGTTGTATCCGAAGCGTCATAAACTTAAGATTGTAGAAAAAGACGACAGCTATTCGGTTAACTTGGAAATTCGTCTGCATGAAAAGAATTTTGATAGTTTAATGTAA